TTTTCGACCGCCGCCATGTCAATCATCGGCCCTTGGTTGATACCGGAGTCCATGCCATTGCCGACCTTTAAACCGCTCACAGCCTGCGACAGCTTTTCGGCAAATTCCTCATAGACGCTGTCCTGCACCAGCATCCGATTGGCGCAAACGCAGGTCTGCCCGGCATTCCGGTATTTAGAGGCAATGGCGCCTTCAACGGCGGCATCCAGATCGGCGTCATCGAAGACAATGAAGGGGGCATTGCCGCCCAGTTCCATGCTGAGCTTCTTCATGGTCCCGGCGCATTGTTCCGCCAGCAGCTTGCCGATTTCGGTCGATCCGGTGAATGTCAGTTTGCGAACAATCGGATTGGAGGTCATTTCGCCGCCGATGGCCGACGACGACCCGGTGAGCACGCTGAACACGCCCGCCGGCACGCCAGCGCGCGCCGCAAGGTCGGCCATGGCCAATGCGGAATACGGGGTTGCGGTGGCGGGTTTACAAACCATCGTGCAACCGGCGGCCAGTGCGGGTCCCACCTTGCGCGCAATCATGGCTGACGGAAAATTCCATGGCGTGATGGCGGCGCAAACGCCGATGGGCTCCTTGGAAACGACAATGCGCCAGTTGGCGTTCGGCGTCGGAATTATATCGCCGTAAATACGTTTCCCTTCCTCGGCGAACCATTCGATAAAGGAAGCCGAATACAGAACTTCGCCGCGCGCTTCCGCAAGAGGTTTCCCCTGCTCCAGCGTCATCAGGACAGCCAGGTCCTCCTGGTTTTCCAGCATCAGGTTGTACCATTTGCGCAGGATGACGGCCCTTTCCTTGGCCGTTTTGGCGCGCCATGCCGGCATAGCCGCATTGGCGGCATCGATCGCGCGGGCGGTTTCAGCGGCGCCCATCTTCGGTACGGTACCCAGGATTTCGCCCGTTGCCGGGTTATTCACCGGGATGGACTCCCCGCCATCGGCGTCAATCCACTGCCCGTCAATATAGCATTTTTCGTGAAACAGACTT
This portion of the Alphaproteobacteria bacterium genome encodes:
- the gabD gene encoding NADP-dependent succinate-semialdehyde dehydrogenase, translated to MDLQDKSLFHEKCYIDGQWIDADGGESIPVNNPATGEILGTVPKMGAAETARAIDAANAAMPAWRAKTAKERAVILRKWYNLMLENQEDLAVLMTLEQGKPLAEARGEVLYSASFIEWFAEEGKRIYGDIIPTPNANWRIVVSKEPIGVCAAITPWNFPSAMIARKVGPALAAGCTMVCKPATATPYSALAMADLAARAGVPAGVFSVLTGSSSAIGGEMTSNPIVRKLTFTGSTEIGKLLAEQCAGTMKKLSMELGGNAPFIVFDDADLDAAVEGAIASKYRNAGQTCVCANRMLVQDSVYEEFAEKLSQAVSGLKVGNGMDSGINQGPMIDMAAVEKVEAHIADAVGKGARVVIGGKRHAMGGTFFEPTVLSEVTTDMAVTREETFGPVAPLFRFKTEEEAIRMANDTEFGLASYFYSRDIGRVWRVSEGLEYGIVGANTGIISTEVAPFGGVKESGLGREGSKYGIEDFLEIKYVCMGDVAR